A region of Flavobacterium album DNA encodes the following proteins:
- a CDS encoding MFS transporter yields the protein METQAALLESILRTIGVLFGITFSLIVLSFNIFYRYFGRYAFLDFFKNRSAKICITLLFAAVVLLSYSVYFIKEAPVSSSFSNFIFFFSIVLSIVSFFSIFPCFIFLLRNSQNRKNIINLFNKLNEDVTVARFIAKMEGDMHTFHQKDPINIINEIGLMSVKESDFYNIELITDTMVDFFRTNVTNKEEEKYYVDFKDLYYKFFDSLENFYFLALKEKNEYIAILVMRTIFRIERLVFENIEKEGFEEFLGHGEKYRYLNLNFTTEKFFKKALQYGEDDICQEIIEEYRSFSKAVFVKLFPPEVNYTGSNRFDTAQKCEVVFEPLAKFLAFAEILVPAKKHTLFKEIFNSFYVYEVQVLDLETTDSTKCFILNVIHNYKKECFQKYIDLNDVQQISYLNFPFKEGANVYEKIKCKIPHLGLLEMIDMLFGKGKLNNVVINQAKAQMLHMIRIDDEVLIKDLVQKFVDISHRIDVSASLDRKDLYIKLHENLRIVQRDAIAKPATEAVREMIQLAIASFDKLEAYKQELKKVGYVSDARII from the coding sequence ATGGAAACCCAGGCTGCATTGCTGGAATCCATATTGAGGACAATAGGCGTACTTTTTGGGATCACATTTTCATTGATAGTCTTATCGTTTAATATTTTCTACAGGTATTTTGGACGTTATGCCTTTTTGGACTTTTTTAAAAATAGAAGCGCAAAGATTTGCATAACGCTGCTCTTTGCTGCCGTAGTATTACTGTCCTATTCCGTGTACTTTATAAAAGAAGCTCCGGTTAGTAGTTCATTTAGCAATTTCATATTTTTCTTTTCGATCGTGCTTTCTATTGTAAGCTTCTTTTCGATTTTCCCATGCTTTATATTCCTGCTTAGAAATTCACAGAACAGGAAAAACATAATCAACCTTTTTAATAAGCTCAATGAAGATGTCACCGTAGCGCGTTTCATTGCAAAAATGGAGGGCGACATGCATACCTTTCACCAGAAGGATCCTATAAACATCATCAACGAGATTGGCCTGATGTCGGTAAAGGAGTCCGATTTCTATAATATAGAATTGATAACCGACACGATGGTTGACTTTTTCAGGACCAACGTCACCAATAAGGAAGAGGAAAAGTATTATGTGGATTTTAAGGATTTGTATTATAAGTTTTTTGATTCCCTCGAAAATTTCTATTTCCTGGCGCTGAAGGAAAAAAACGAATACATAGCAATTCTTGTAATGCGGACAATATTCCGTATCGAGAGGCTTGTCTTTGAAAACATTGAAAAGGAAGGTTTTGAGGAGTTTCTCGGCCATGGGGAAAAATACAGGTATTTAAATCTGAATTTCACTACAGAAAAATTTTTCAAGAAGGCATTGCAGTATGGTGAAGATGATATCTGCCAGGAAATTATAGAAGAATATAGAAGCTTCTCCAAAGCAGTTTTTGTGAAGCTTTTTCCTCCGGAGGTAAATTATACTGGATCCAACCGTTTTGATACTGCTCAGAAGTGTGAGGTTGTCTTTGAACCATTGGCAAAATTTTTAGCCTTTGCAGAGATTCTGGTACCAGCGAAGAAGCATACCCTGTTTAAAGAAATATTTAATAGTTTCTATGTTTATGAGGTCCAGGTATTGGACCTGGAAACTACGGACAGTACAAAGTGCTTTATACTTAATGTCATACATAACTACAAGAAGGAGTGCTTCCAGAAATATATAGACTTAAACGATGTGCAGCAGATATCCTATCTAAACTTCCCCTTTAAGGAGGGAGCAAACGTTTATGAGAAGATAAAGTGTAAGATTCCCCATCTGGGATTATTGGAAATGATTGACATGCTCTTCGGAAAGGGAAAACTTAATAACGTGGTGATCAACCAGGCAAAAGCCCAAATGCTGCATATGATAAGGATTGACGATGAAGTACTGATTAAGGATCTCGTCCAAAAATTTGTTGACATCTCACATAGAATAGATGTTTCCGCCAGCCTTGATAGGAAGGACTTGTATATAAAGCTGCATGAGAATCTGAGGATCGTGCAGCGGGATGCAATAGCGAAGCCGGCGACGGAAGCAGTAAGGGAAATGATTCAACTTGCCATTGCTTCATTTGATAAGTTAGAAGCATACAAGCAAGAACTGAAAAAAGTGGGCTATGTAAGCGATGCAAGAATCATTTAA
- a CDS encoding DNA polymerase III subunit alpha, whose amino-acid sequence MYLNCHSFHSLRYGTIPVPGLVARGKSLGVTAMALTDINTVTGIYEFYRACLEAGIKPLVGMEFREEHRLCYIAIARDRSGIGEICRHRTRYNLEGLPVPASAPDFKRVFVIYPIENVPEVLGESEYIGIRAEELSLLIRPEWKARLNKMVLLQPVTFRSKAEYNLHRILRAIDLNTLGSKLRPSDYCASDETMAAPEQIMARFGQYPGILENTLALVDDCHFEYEFGIPRNKKHYTANRDTDLELLSSLAHQGLLRRYGSNNPSARERVEKELAVIHQLEFSGYFLITWDIVRYSNSMGFLHIGRGSGANSIIAYCLGITDICPLELDLYFERFLNLNRKSPPDFDIDWSWKERDVILDYVFRRYGADHVAFCGTNVEFKYKSIFREVGKVFGFPKEELDALSGTAMDRHDKNEVVKLVHRYGMMMEKYPNQRSMHSCGILISEDPITDFTALELPPKGFPIVQFDMHVAEEVGFDKFDILSQRGIGHIDDSVRLIKKNLGITVDIRDTSLSKDEASCNAFLGKGNTIGCFYIESPAMRGLLRRLKCDNYKVLVAASSIIRPGVAQSGMMKEYIFRHNYPDKFEYFHPVFEEQLGETYGIMVYQEDVIKIALHYGGLAAADGEILRRAMSGKGRSKAALQRVKDNFFASCAAKGHPEQLSAEIYRQIESFAGYSFCKAHSASYAVESYQSLYLKVHYPVEFMVAVINNQGGFYRTEVYVHEARMSGAAIHNPCVNKSEVETTLYGKDVYLGFMHLQGLQGDIARRIWEERMANGEYHSLEDFINRVPVGIEGLQLLIYIGAFRSTGKNKNELLVTARRIMMNFKPEHRQPQLLPEPVREYKLPELKRSPFEDAFDEIELLGFPVSVTPFNLLKTSYRGDVMARDLVQYHKKQVRMLAYLVSRKHVPTKMGAMYFGTWIDSNGEFFDTAHFTGSLREYPFKGGGCYLLLGTVEVDYHFPTITISKMEKMPFMADPRYRETDAESTRTEQRLREDVSMTHRAPYPQEQEINLPRHKMNSVNEKKTV is encoded by the coding sequence ATGTATCTCAACTGCCATTCCTTCCACAGCCTGCGCTACGGCACCATTCCCGTTCCCGGCCTGGTAGCCCGGGGCAAGAGCCTCGGGGTTACGGCCATGGCTCTTACCGATATCAATACCGTCACGGGCATCTACGAGTTCTACAGGGCCTGCTTGGAGGCGGGCATCAAACCCCTTGTGGGCATGGAGTTCCGGGAGGAGCACAGGCTGTGCTACATTGCCATTGCCCGGGACCGTTCCGGCATCGGGGAGATCTGTCGCCACCGTACCCGCTACAACCTGGAAGGCCTTCCGGTCCCTGCTTCCGCGCCCGATTTCAAGCGGGTGTTCGTGATATACCCCATCGAAAACGTGCCGGAGGTGCTGGGGGAATCCGAATACATTGGCATCCGGGCAGAGGAGCTTTCGCTGCTGATCCGCCCCGAGTGGAAGGCAAGGCTCAACAAGATGGTCCTGCTCCAGCCGGTCACCTTCCGCTCCAAGGCGGAATACAACCTGCACCGCATCCTAAGGGCCATTGACCTGAACACACTGGGCAGCAAGCTCAGGCCTTCCGATTATTGCGCCTCCGATGAGACGATGGCCGCCCCGGAACAGATCATGGCACGCTTTGGCCAGTATCCGGGCATACTGGAGAATACCCTTGCCCTGGTCGATGACTGCCATTTCGAATATGAGTTCGGCATCCCACGCAACAAGAAGCATTACACCGCCAACCGTGATACAGACCTTGAATTATTAAGCAGCCTGGCCCATCAGGGACTCCTGCGCCGCTATGGATCCAACAACCCCTCAGCCAGGGAGCGCGTGGAAAAGGAACTGGCTGTAATACACCAGCTGGAATTCAGCGGCTATTTCCTGATTACCTGGGATATTGTCCGATACAGCAATTCAATGGGGTTCCTGCATATCGGGCGCGGCAGCGGGGCCAACAGCATCATTGCCTACTGCCTGGGCATCACCGATATCTGCCCCCTGGAGCTGGACCTGTATTTCGAGCGCTTCCTAAACCTGAACCGCAAGAGCCCTCCCGATTTTGACATCGACTGGTCCTGGAAGGAGCGCGACGTGATACTGGACTATGTCTTCCGGCGCTACGGCGCGGACCATGTGGCCTTCTGCGGCACCAATGTGGAATTCAAGTACAAGTCCATATTCCGGGAAGTGGGCAAGGTATTCGGGTTCCCAAAGGAGGAACTGGATGCCTTGTCCGGCACTGCAATGGACCGTCATGACAAGAATGAAGTGGTCAAGCTGGTGCACCGCTACGGCATGATGATGGAGAAATATCCCAACCAGCGTTCCATGCATTCCTGCGGGATCCTTATATCGGAAGACCCCATCACCGATTTCACGGCATTGGAGCTGCCACCCAAGGGCTTCCCCATCGTGCAGTTCGACATGCACGTGGCCGAGGAGGTAGGCTTTGACAAGTTTGATATCCTCTCCCAGAGGGGCATCGGGCATATCGACGATTCTGTAAGACTGATCAAGAAGAACCTCGGCATTACCGTTGACATACGTGACACCTCGCTTTCCAAGGACGAGGCTTCCTGCAACGCTTTTTTAGGCAAGGGAAATACCATCGGCTGCTTCTATATCGAGAGCCCTGCCATGAGGGGGCTCTTGCGAAGGCTTAAATGTGATAATTATAAGGTCCTGGTGGCGGCCTCCTCCATCATCCGCCCGGGGGTGGCCCAGAGCGGGATGATGAAGGAATACATCTTCCGGCACAACTATCCTGATAAGTTCGAGTATTTCCACCCCGTATTTGAAGAGCAGCTTGGGGAAACCTATGGCATCATGGTCTATCAGGAAGATGTGATCAAGATCGCCCTGCATTACGGCGGGTTGGCAGCGGCTGATGGGGAGATACTGCGCCGGGCTATGAGTGGCAAGGGGCGTTCCAAAGCAGCACTGCAGCGGGTAAAGGATAATTTCTTTGCCTCCTGTGCGGCAAAGGGCCATCCCGAGCAGCTGAGCGCCGAGATCTACCGCCAGATCGAGTCCTTTGCCGGCTATTCCTTCTGCAAGGCACACTCGGCATCCTATGCCGTGGAAAGCTACCAGAGCCTGTACCTGAAAGTGCATTATCCCGTCGAGTTCATGGTGGCGGTGATCAACAACCAGGGCGGGTTCTACCGCACCGAGGTCTACGTGCACGAGGCCAGGATGTCCGGAGCTGCTATACATAACCCTTGCGTTAACAAGAGTGAAGTCGAAACCACTTTGTACGGCAAGGATGTCTACCTGGGTTTTATGCACCTGCAGGGCTTGCAGGGGGATATCGCCAGGCGGATTTGGGAGGAGCGTATGGCAAATGGAGAGTACCATTCCCTGGAGGATTTTATCAACAGGGTGCCTGTCGGGATCGAGGGCCTGCAACTGCTGATCTATATCGGCGCATTCCGCTCTACGGGAAAAAATAAGAACGAACTCCTGGTAACTGCCCGGCGTATCATGATGAACTTTAAGCCCGAACACCGCCAGCCGCAATTGCTGCCCGAACCTGTACGGGAATACAAACTGCCGGAACTGAAACGTTCTCCCTTTGAGGATGCCTTCGACGAGATCGAGCTCCTGGGGTTCCCGGTCTCAGTCACGCCGTTCAACCTGCTGAAGACCAGCTACCGTGGCGACGTGATGGCACGGGATCTGGTACAATACCACAAGAAACAGGTCAGGATGCTCGCCTACCTGGTCTCCCGCAAGCACGTGCCTACCAAGATGGGAGCCATGTATTTCGGTACCTGGATCGACAGCAACGGGGAATTCTTCGACACGGCCCACTTTACAGGAAGCCTCAGGGAGTATCCCTTCAAGGGTGGTGGCTGCTACCTGCTCCTGGGGACCGTGGAGGTGGACTACCACTTCCCCACCATCACCATATCCAAGATGGAAAAGATGCCCTTCATGGCCGATCCCCGTTACAGGGAAACCGATGCGGAAAGCACCCGTACCGAGCAGAGGCTCCGCGAGGACGTATCCATGACCCACCGCGCCCCTTACCCGCAGGAACAGGAGATCAACCTGCCAAGGCACAAGATGAACAGCGTAAATGAAAAGAAAACAGTATGA
- a CDS encoding alpha-ketoglutarate-dependent dioxygenase AlkB family protein encodes MTLFDDIELFTVGTSPKKYHDLPGLELMQHDSFVPREQADRYYEILLESTPWRRYEMPMYDKIVTAPRMVAWYGEQEEAGEGALPWTPELLELRRKVESGTGLEFNAVLLNLYRNGNDSVAWHSDREHKIGKNPNIASVTFGQTRPFKFRHKIDKSIGQLEIPLHHGTLLLMSGTTNTFWEHHIPKSAKDMLPRINLTFRQVKL; translated from the coding sequence ATGACACTCTTTGACGATATCGAACTCTTTACGGTAGGCACTTCGCCTAAGAAATACCATGACCTGCCCGGCCTGGAGCTGATGCAGCATGACAGCTTTGTCCCAAGGGAACAAGCCGATCGCTACTATGAGATCCTTCTCGAGAGCACGCCCTGGCGCCGGTATGAGATGCCCATGTACGATAAGATCGTCACGGCCCCGCGCATGGTTGCCTGGTATGGCGAGCAGGAAGAGGCCGGCGAAGGCGCCCTGCCCTGGACTCCCGAGCTGTTGGAGCTTCGAAGAAAGGTCGAATCAGGGACGGGGCTGGAATTCAATGCCGTATTGCTGAACCTGTACAGGAACGGCAATGACAGCGTCGCCTGGCATTCCGACAGGGAGCACAAGATCGGAAAGAATCCCAATATTGCCTCAGTTACCTTCGGGCAGACACGTCCCTTCAAATTCAGGCACAAGATTGACAAATCGATTGGGCAACTGGAAATACCACTGCATCATGGCACATTGCTTCTGATGTCGGGAACCACCAACACCTTCTGGGAGCACCATATCCCAAAGTCCGCCAAGGACATGCTGCCGCGGATTAATCTGACCTTCAGGCAGGTGAAACTGTAG
- a CDS encoding exonuclease domain-containing protein has product MKKMEYAIVDIETTGGNASGSRITEIAIIIHDGKDILDRFETLVNPQKEIPLPIFALTGINNEMVRDAPVFDDIAQQVFELLEGRIFVAHNVNFDHSFIRHELGRAGLKWSATNKLCTVRAARKIKPGLPSYSLGNLCRSLDIPLLAAHRAGGDADATAILLCQLLECDSEGTIDKMIKKNAQDQRLPPNLPPEDFDRLPENTGVYYFYNQFRTVVYVGKAKNLKKRVAQHFSGHKITPQRQNFLRDIYAISFEVCASEFMALLLECCEIKKLWPIHNRALKKFDPKFGLYEYEARNGYKYLAVGKLAKHQRYVEMFHSLHDGVNLLLKLAGQFSIDYRFIHYGTSKDEAAPARDLTALPDMDIHNDAVNGALESLEASRPSYAIVDKGRSRDERSCIWVEKGHFYGMGYISSDIGISDVSEIRDYVTPYQSNGYIMQLINAYADRYPGKVKRPAVQVEE; this is encoded by the coding sequence ATGAAAAAGATGGAATATGCCATAGTCGACATAGAGACCACAGGCGGGAATGCATCGGGCAGCCGCATTACGGAAATTGCCATCATTATCCATGATGGCAAAGATATCCTTGACCGCTTCGAAACACTGGTCAACCCGCAAAAGGAAATACCACTGCCCATCTTTGCCCTGACCGGCATCAATAATGAAATGGTACGGGACGCTCCTGTTTTCGACGATATTGCCCAGCAGGTCTTCGAGTTATTGGAAGGACGGATTTTCGTAGCCCACAATGTCAACTTTGACCACTCGTTCATACGCCATGAACTGGGCAGGGCGGGCTTGAAATGGTCGGCCACAAACAAACTGTGTACGGTACGCGCTGCGCGCAAGATCAAACCCGGGCTTCCATCTTATAGCCTGGGTAACCTCTGCAGGTCATTGGATATTCCGCTGCTGGCCGCCCACCGCGCTGGTGGCGATGCTGATGCAACGGCTATTTTACTGTGCCAGCTACTGGAATGCGACAGCGAGGGCACCATCGATAAGATGATTAAAAAGAACGCACAGGACCAGCGCCTTCCGCCCAACCTGCCGCCGGAAGATTTTGACCGCCTCCCTGAAAATACGGGAGTGTATTATTTTTATAACCAGTTCCGTACGGTCGTCTATGTGGGTAAGGCCAAGAACCTGAAGAAGCGGGTGGCCCAGCATTTCAGCGGGCATAAGATCACGCCCCAGCGGCAAAACTTCCTCCGGGACATCTACGCCATTTCCTTCGAGGTATGCGCCTCCGAGTTCATGGCGCTGCTATTGGAATGCTGTGAGATCAAAAAGCTCTGGCCCATCCATAACAGGGCGTTGAAAAAGTTCGACCCAAAGTTCGGGCTGTATGAATATGAAGCCCGGAACGGCTATAAATACCTGGCTGTCGGTAAGCTTGCCAAACACCAACGCTATGTTGAAATGTTCCATTCCCTGCATGATGGGGTAAACCTGCTTCTAAAGCTGGCGGGACAGTTCAGCATTGATTACCGGTTTATCCATTATGGGACCTCTAAAGATGAAGCTGCTCCTGCACGTGATCTTACAGCGCTTCCGGATATGGACATCCATAATGATGCCGTGAACGGTGCCCTGGAATCTTTGGAGGCTTCCCGGCCGAGTTACGCCATCGTAGATAAAGGGCGGAGCCGTGACGAACGCAGCTGCATCTGGGTAGAGAAAGGGCATTTTTATGGAATGGGCTACATCAGCTCCGATATCGGCATTTCAGACGTTTCTGAAATCAGGGATTATGTCACCCCCTATCAAAGTAATGGCTACATTATGCAGCTGATCAATGCCTATGCCGACAGATATCCCGGCAAGGTCAAAAGGCCGGCCGTGCAGGTGGAAGAATAA